Part of the Xanthomonas sp. SI genome is shown below.
GCGAAGTCCACGCCGATGCTGTCGAGCAGGCGCACCGAGACCAGGTTGCGCGACTGCACCAGCGCCTCGCGCAGGCGCATCGGGCCGCGGAAGCCGCCGCCGTCGTTCTGCGGCGACCAGGTCTTGCCGCGGCGGTCGCGGAACACCACCGGCGCATCGAGCACGATCGAGGCCGGATTGAAGCCCTTCTCGAACGCGGCCGCATACAGGAACGGCTTGAAGCTGGAACCCGGCTGGCGCCGCGCCTGGGTGGCGCGGTTGAACTTGTTGCCGGCATAGCTGAAGCCGCCGACCAGGGCGCGCAGCGCGCCGTTGTTGGCGTCCAGCGAGACCAGCGCCGACTGCCCGCGCGGCAGCTGGGTGACTTCCCACTCGCCCGGCTTGTCGCCGGCCTGGATCCGCACCAGGTCGCCGCGCTTGAGCAGGGTGGCGGGGCTGCGCCCGGTCCAGCGGCTGGAGGCGACCGGCAACACCAGTTCGGTCTTGTTGGCCAGCACCACGCTGGCACTGCCGTCGCTGCCGGTGGCGGCGACGATGCTCGGCAGCATCCCGCCCTGCGCATTGATCCCGGCCAGGTGGCTGGCCAGCGCGGCCGCGTCGGCATCGGCGGCGACGTCGAAATGCTTCTCCACGCCATTCCAGCCATGGCGGCGGTCGTAGATCACCAGGCCCTGGCGCACCGCGTGGTTGGCCGCGGCCTGTAGCTCGGGGTCGATGGTGGTGGTGACGTGGTAGCCCTTGTCGAGCACGTCGCCGCCGAAGCGGGCGATCATTTCCTGGCGCACCAGCTCGGCCACGTAGGGCGACTCGACCTCGACCGGGCGCTCGTGCGGGGTCGCGTGCATCGGCACCGCCTTGGCCGCGTCGGCCTCGGCCTGGGTGACGAAGCCCAGCGCGGCCATGCGGCTGAGCACGTAGTTGTCGCGGCGCTGCTTGGCGCGCTCGGGGTTGCTGATCGGGTTGCCGCTGGACGGGAACTTGGGAATGCTGGACAGCGAGGCCATCTCGTCCAGGCTCAGTTCGTTGAGCTTCTTGCCGTAGTAGTACTCGGCCGCGGCGGCGACGCCGTAGGCGCGGTTGCCGAAGAAGCTCTTGTTGAGGTACAGCTCGAAGATCTCGTCCTTGCTCAGCTCGGCCTCGATCTTGCGCGCCAGCAGGATCTCGGCCAGCTTGCGGGTATAGCTGTATTCGGAGCTCAGGAAGAACTGGCGGGCGACCTGCTGGGTGATGGTCGAGCCGCCCGGCACGCGCTTGTCGCTGGTGGTGGCCAGCAGCCACACCGCGCGGGCGATGCCTTTGTAGTCGACCCCGCCGTGCTGGTAGAAACGGGCGTCCTCGGTGGCCAGGAACGCCTGCTTCAGCCGTTCCGGCACGTCCTTCATGGTGATCGGATAGCGCCGCGTCTCGCCGAACAGGGCCATCAGCTTGCCATCGCTGGCATAGACGTACATGGGCTCCTGCAGCTCCACCTGACGCAGCGTCTGCACGTCGGGAAGCTTGGAGGAAACGACGTAATACAGCCCGCCGGCGGCGGCTGCTCCGATCAGGGCGAGGACGACGAACGTGACCAGCGCCCAGCGCAGCCAACGACGAAAACGGGGCATCGAGAGAGATTCCGATTGCAGATTTCTTGGGCGCAGAGTATAGAGTACGCCGGGGAAAGGCTGGGGCCGATTCCGGGGATGCGACCGGTTTGCTGCCATGGGATACGTTGTGACGTAGGTCGCGACATGTCTGCGGCGGTTGCCATTTGCAAAAAATTTGTTATTAATGCGTGGGCGCAGCATTGCCGTCCAAGTGCCCGTCGGCAGGGGAAAATCCGTGGGGCTTATTCCAAAGAGTCAGCAACCGCTGATCGGTATCGACATCAGTTCGACCGCGGTCAAGCTGTTGCAGCTGTCCCGTAGCGGCAACCGGTTCCGCGTAGAGCACTACGCCGTGGAACCCTTGCCGCCCAACGCCGTGGTCGAGAAGAACATCGTCGAGGTCGAGGCCGTGGGCGAGGCGATCCGCCGCGCCGTGACCCGTTCCGGCACCCGCGCCAAGCATGCCGCCGCGGCGGTGGCCGGCTCGGCGGTGATCACCAAGCTGATCCCGATGCCGGCCGAGCTCGACGAGAACGAGTTGGAAGCGCAGGTCGAGCTGGAGGCGGTCAACTACATCCCGTACCCGATCGACGAAGTGAACCTGGATTTCGAGGTGCTGGGGATCATCCCCAACAATCCGGAAATGGTGCAGGTGCTGCTGGCCGCGTCGCGCTCGGAGAACGTCGAGCTGCGCCAGTCGGCGCTGGAGCTCGGCGGCCTGGTCGCCAAGGTCATGGACGTGGAGGCCTTCGCGGTCGAGAACGCGTTCGCATTGGTCGCCAGCGAGCTGCCGGTGGCGGCCGACGGCGTCGTCGCCCTGGTCGACATCGGCGCCACCATGACCACGCTCAACGTGCTGCGTGGCGGACGCAGCCTGTACAGCCGCGAACAGGTGTTCGGCGGCAAGCAGCTGACCGACGAAGTGATGCGCCGCTACGGCCTGACCTACGAGGAAGCCGGCATGGCCAAGCGCCAGGGCGGGCTGCCGGAAAGCTACGAAATCGAGGTGCTGGAGCCGTTCAAGGAAGCCACGGTGCAGCAGATCAGCCGCCTGCTGCAGTTCTTCTACGCCGGCAGCGAATTCAATCGGGTCGACCATATCGTGCTGGCCGGCGGTTGCGCGGCGCTGGCCGGGCTGCCGGAGATGGTCGAGGAACAATTGGGAGTGGCGACCGTGGTCGCCAACCCGCTGGCGCAGATGACCCTGGGGCCGAAGGTCCAGGCGCACGCGCTGGCCCAGGACGCACCGGCGCTGATGATCGCCACCGGCCTGGCTCTGAGGAGCTTCGACTGATGGCAAAAATCAATCTGCTGCCCTGGCGGGCGGAGCGGCGCAAGCAGCGCGAGCGCGAGTTCTACGCGATGCTGGGCTTCGCCGCGCTGGCCGGCGTGCTGCTGGCGCTGCTGATCTGGTTCTACTACGACCGCCAGATCACCGGGCAGAACGAGCGCAATGCCTACCTGCAGACCGAGATCGACAAGGTCAAGGCGCAGAACAAGGAAATCGACAAGCTCGACGAGCAGAAGCGGCGCCTGCTGGCGCGCAAGCGGGTCATCGAGGAACTGCAGGCCAAGCGCTCGCAGATGGTGCACCTGTTCGATTCGCTGGTGCGCACGATCCCCGACGGCGTGGTGCTGACCGCGGTCAAGCAGGAAGGCGACATCCTGACCCTGGAAGGGCGCTCGCAATCCAATGCACGAGTCAGCGCCTACATGCGCAACCTCGAGGGCTCGGGCTGGATGACCAATCCGGAGCTGTCGGTGATCGAAGCCAAGGCGCAGGAGAAGGAGGTCAAGGGGCCGATCGTCGACGCCAAGGCCTTGCCGTACGTGTTCACCCTCAAGGTCAAGCTGCCGGTACCGGGCGATGCCGCGGACGCCATGCCTGACGCTGCCGCGCCGGCGCCAGGCGCGCCTGCCGCAGCTCCGGCTCCGGGCGCCGCCGCGCCGGCACCCGCTGCCGTTCCCGCGCCTGCCGCACCGTCTGCACCGACCGCACCCGCGACGCCGCCGGCCGCCGCGCCGGCGCCGCCAGCCGCCACGCCAGCGCAACAGGGACCGGCGTCATGAGCAAGAAATTCAACGTAAAAGACCTGGACTTCAACAATCTCGGCAACTGGCCGCAGCAGGCCAAGATCGGCTTCTGCGTGCTGGTCACGCTGTTCATCCTGATCCTGTCCTGGTTCCTGCTGCTCAGCGACAAGCGCGACGAGCTGGGAACGTTGGAGCAGAAGGAAACCGAACTGCGCGCTTCGTTCGAGAAGGAGCAGAGCCGTGCGGTCAATCTC
Proteins encoded:
- a CDS encoding penicillin-binding protein 1A; translation: MPRFRRWLRWALVTFVVLALIGAAAAGGLYYVVSSKLPDVQTLRQVELQEPMYVYASDGKLMALFGETRRYPITMKDVPERLKQAFLATEDARFYQHGGVDYKGIARAVWLLATTSDKRVPGGSTITQQVARQFFLSSEYSYTRKLAEILLARKIEAELSKDEIFELYLNKSFFGNRAYGVAAAAEYYYGKKLNELSLDEMASLSSIPKFPSSGNPISNPERAKQRRDNYVLSRMAALGFVTQAEADAAKAVPMHATPHERPVEVESPYVAELVRQEMIARFGGDVLDKGYHVTTTIDPELQAAANHAVRQGLVIYDRRHGWNGVEKHFDVAADADAAALASHLAGINAQGGMLPSIVAATGSDGSASVVLANKTELVLPVASSRWTGRSPATLLKRGDLVRIQAGDKPGEWEVTQLPRGQSALVSLDANNGALRALVGGFSYAGNKFNRATQARRQPGSSFKPFLYAAAFEKGFNPASIVLDAPVVFRDRRGKTWSPQNDGGGFRGPMRLREALVQSRNLVSVRLLDSIGVDFARKYISQFGFQEAELPPNLSMSLGTASLTPLSVARGYAVFANGGSRVDTWIIDKVTDRDGNVLFQEHPPTACRSCGSVGGVATPASQVVDGFNFGSAAPPPAPKPAATAAATPAETAPATDPEAKVAPRAIDERTAYQLVSMMRDVVQRGTGTPAKVLGRADIGGKTGSTNDHRDAWFSGFGGPYVTTVWVGRDDFRSLGYREYGGKAALPIWIEYMRVALKDKPIASNDPPAGMVQATLNGATEWVKVEDMDRIQEFDYGLQDQKTDDAAFDIF
- a CDS encoding pilus assembly protein PilM, whose product is MGLIPKSQQPLIGIDISSTAVKLLQLSRSGNRFRVEHYAVEPLPPNAVVEKNIVEVEAVGEAIRRAVTRSGTRAKHAAAAVAGSAVITKLIPMPAELDENELEAQVELEAVNYIPYPIDEVNLDFEVLGIIPNNPEMVQVLLAASRSENVELRQSALELGGLVAKVMDVEAFAVENAFALVASELPVAADGVVALVDIGATMTTLNVLRGGRSLYSREQVFGGKQLTDEVMRRYGLTYEEAGMAKRQGGLPESYEIEVLEPFKEATVQQISRLLQFFYAGSEFNRVDHIVLAGGCAALAGLPEMVEEQLGVATVVANPLAQMTLGPKVQAHALAQDAPALMIATGLALRSFD
- a CDS encoding PilN domain-containing protein produces the protein MAKINLLPWRAERRKQREREFYAMLGFAALAGVLLALLIWFYYDRQITGQNERNAYLQTEIDKVKAQNKEIDKLDEQKRRLLARKRVIEELQAKRSQMVHLFDSLVRTIPDGVVLTAVKQEGDILTLEGRSQSNARVSAYMRNLEGSGWMTNPELSVIEAKAQEKEVKGPIVDAKALPYVFTLKVKLPVPGDAADAMPDAAAPAPGAPAAAPAPGAAAPAPAAVPAPAAPSAPTAPATPPAAAPAPPAATPAQQGPAS